From Actinosynnema mirum DSM 43827, a single genomic window includes:
- a CDS encoding LacI family DNA-binding transcriptional regulator: MPVTTRPVTIRDVARQAQVSVSTVSRALTAPELVRAETRVRVLEIADRLGYQPNPAARSLITGRTGNLGIVVPDLGNPFYPGVMRGAQASARDSGRSVFFCDSGGSARQEAALVRSLAPQVDGLVLCSPLTGGAELAELVALRTTVLLNRPLPGVSSVLMDSRSGAEAALARLALLGHQRCAYLGGPDESWTNGERLAGLRSASDEHGVGLRALGPFPPSFAGGELGADEALGAGVTALVAYNDLMALGALQRLRERGVAVPDRMAVIGFDDLLYSAVCHPSLTTVALPMEEGGRAAVRELLARLAGEPPSTRVLPTALRVRASTG, encoded by the coding sequence ATGCCGGTCACCACCCGCCCGGTCACCATCCGCGACGTCGCGCGGCAGGCGCAGGTGTCGGTGTCCACGGTGTCGCGCGCGCTCACCGCGCCCGAGCTGGTGCGCGCGGAGACCAGGGTGCGCGTGCTGGAGATCGCCGACCGGCTCGGGTACCAGCCGAACCCGGCCGCCCGCAGCCTCATCACGGGGCGCACCGGCAACCTCGGCATCGTCGTCCCCGACCTCGGCAACCCGTTCTACCCCGGCGTCATGCGCGGCGCGCAGGCGAGCGCGCGCGACTCCGGGCGGTCGGTGTTCTTCTGCGACAGCGGCGGCTCCGCGCGGCAGGAGGCCGCGCTGGTGCGCTCGCTCGCCCCGCAGGTGGACGGGCTGGTGCTGTGCTCGCCGCTGACCGGCGGCGCCGAGCTGGCCGAGCTGGTGGCGCTGCGCACGACGGTGCTGCTCAACCGGCCGCTGCCCGGCGTGTCCTCGGTGCTGATGGACAGCCGCTCCGGCGCGGAGGCGGCGCTGGCGCGACTGGCGCTGCTCGGGCACCAGCGGTGCGCCTACCTCGGCGGGCCGGACGAGTCGTGGACCAACGGGGAGCGGCTCGCCGGGCTGCGGTCGGCCTCGGACGAGCACGGGGTGGGGCTGCGGGCGCTCGGGCCGTTCCCGCCGTCGTTCGCGGGCGGTGAGCTGGGCGCGGACGAGGCGCTGGGCGCGGGGGTGACGGCGCTGGTCGCGTACAACGACCTGATGGCCCTCGGCGCGCTGCAACGGCTGCGCGAAAGAGGGGTGGCGGTCCCCGATCGGATGGCCGTGATCGGGTTCGACGACCTGCTGTACTCGGCGGTGTGCCACCCGAGCCTGACCACGGTGGCGCTGCCGATGGAGGAGGGCGGGCGGGCCGCCGTGCGCGAGCTGCTGGCGCGGCTGGCCGGTGAGCCGCCGAGCACCCGCGTGCTGCCGACCGCGCTGCGGGTTCGCGCCAGCACGGGGTGA
- a CDS encoding S66 peptidase family protein, producing the protein MPTTLIPPRLSAGDRVRLVSPASCPSEELLAESVRVLESWGLVPEVGAHALDRRGFLAGRDGDRAADLNEAYRDPGVRAVFATRGGAGAYRIVDLIDFDAVRADPKPLVGFSDITALHLALWRGCRIAGVHGFLSGERSAASTRALLEGAGSVLRRDPAALTAAVGVSGVASGPVLGGHLGTVAGAVGAGLPPLDGAILFLEALRGTGLGQVDRQLTQLMRSGALRGVRGVALGRFPGFEDYEDRGWTVLDVLRDRLGALSVPVLGGVDVGHGDSPLSLALGPVGRLDTEAGTLTTEPATR; encoded by the coding sequence GTGCCCACCACCCTGATCCCCCCGCGCCTGTCCGCGGGCGACCGCGTCCGCCTGGTCTCCCCCGCCAGCTGCCCGAGCGAGGAGCTGCTCGCGGAGTCCGTGCGGGTGCTGGAGTCCTGGGGCCTGGTCCCGGAGGTCGGCGCGCACGCGCTCGACCGCCGGGGGTTCCTCGCCGGACGCGACGGGGACCGGGCCGCCGACCTGAACGAGGCGTACCGCGACCCCGGCGTGCGCGCCGTGTTCGCCACGCGGGGCGGCGCGGGCGCGTACCGGATCGTCGACCTGATCGACTTCGACGCCGTGCGCGCCGACCCGAAGCCGCTGGTGGGCTTCAGCGACATCACCGCGCTGCACCTGGCGCTGTGGCGTGGCTGCCGGATCGCGGGCGTGCACGGCTTCCTGTCCGGCGAGCGCTCGGCCGCGTCGACCCGCGCCCTGCTGGAGGGCGCGGGCTCGGTCCTGCGCCGGGACCCGGCGGCGCTGACGGCGGCGGTCGGGGTGTCCGGCGTCGCCTCGGGGCCGGTGCTGGGCGGGCACCTGGGCACGGTGGCGGGCGCGGTGGGCGCGGGGCTGCCGCCGCTGGACGGCGCGATCCTGTTCCTGGAGGCCCTGCGCGGCACCGGGCTGGGGCAGGTGGACCGGCAGCTCACCCAGCTGATGCGCTCGGGCGCGCTGCGCGGCGTGCGGGGTGTGGCGCTGGGCAGGTTCCCCGGTTTCGAGGACTACGAGGACCGGGGGTGGACCGTGCTCGACGTGCTGCGGGACCGGCTGGGCGCGCTGTCCGTGCCGGTGCTGGGCGGCGTGGACGTGGGGCACGGCGACAGCCCGCTGTCCTTGGCGCTGGGACCGGTCGGGCGCCTGGACACCGAGGCCGGGACCCTCACGACCGAACCCGCGACCCGGTGA
- a CDS encoding SDR family oxidoreductase: MTTSSEMPSGDRPLAVVTGASTGIGAATARALAGRGFHVLAGVRRERDGDALRGSGVEPVLLDITRPEQVAALVDRIGGRGLRALVNNAAVSVNAPVEALPLDAWRELFEVNLFGHVAVTQAVLPALLRDGGGRVVNISSVGGRVAMATYGPYAGTKFALEAVSDALRRELAPHGVRVVVVEPGGVRTRMGDRGIATTRRRAEGMSDELRGRYGPLVEAVTAHTAAHLERGISPERAASVVAKAVTARNPRTRYAAGLDAAVLTRLARVLPDRLLDWVAAASLRPYYPAI, translated from the coding sequence GTGACAACGTCATCTGAAATGCCGTCCGGTGATCGCCCGCTCGCCGTCGTGACGGGCGCGTCCACCGGGATCGGCGCCGCCACCGCCCGCGCACTGGCCGGGCGGGGGTTCCACGTGCTCGCCGGGGTGCGGCGGGAGCGGGACGGCGACGCGCTGCGCGGGTCCGGCGTCGAGCCGGTGCTGCTGGACATCACCCGGCCGGAGCAGGTCGCCGCGCTCGTCGACCGGATCGGGGGACGGGGGCTGCGGGCGCTGGTCAACAACGCCGCCGTGTCCGTCAACGCGCCCGTGGAGGCGCTGCCGCTCGACGCGTGGCGGGAGCTGTTCGAGGTCAACCTGTTCGGCCACGTCGCCGTCACCCAGGCGGTGCTGCCCGCGCTGCTGCGCGACGGCGGTGGGCGGGTGGTGAACATCAGCTCGGTCGGCGGCCGGGTCGCCATGGCCACGTACGGGCCGTACGCGGGGACCAAGTTCGCGCTGGAGGCGGTCAGCGACGCCCTCCGCCGCGAGCTCGCGCCGCACGGGGTGCGGGTGGTGGTCGTGGAGCCCGGCGGGGTGCGCACCCGGATGGGCGACCGGGGGATCGCCACCACCAGGCGGCGGGCCGAGGGCATGTCCGACGAGCTGCGGGGCCGGTACGGGCCGCTGGTGGAGGCGGTCACCGCGCACACGGCCGCGCACCTCGAACGGGGCATCTCACCCGAGCGGGCGGCCTCGGTGGTGGCGAAGGCGGTCACGGCGCGCAACCCCCGCACCCGGTACGCCGCCGGGCTCGACGCGGCCGTGCTCACCCGGCTGGCGCGGGTGCTGCCGGACCGCCTCCTGGACTGGGTCGCCGCCGCCAGCCTGCGCCCCTACTACCCGGCGATCTGA
- a CDS encoding TetR/AcrR family transcriptional regulator, translated as MVTRAESAAATRRALLDAAAGLLDEGGPDAVTLREVGARAGVTRGAPYRHFPDKDSLLSTIAAEALDRLAAEAGAVRAGSAGSPATRLTGALGVLMSAGRHHPHLYRLMFAHPSGDRAAIEAATGAAARAEAEFLAAVADLVGPAKAPRFAGLLLTSAHGITTMEANGDPSEAKWGATAEELVATLVAMIERQAREE; from the coding sequence ATGGTCACCCGAGCCGAGTCGGCGGCTGCGACCCGACGCGCCCTGCTGGACGCGGCGGCGGGACTGCTGGACGAGGGCGGCCCGGACGCGGTCACCCTGCGCGAGGTGGGTGCCCGAGCGGGCGTCACCCGAGGGGCGCCCTACCGCCACTTCCCGGACAAGGACAGCCTGCTGTCCACGATCGCCGCCGAAGCCCTGGACCGCTTGGCCGCCGAGGCGGGCGCGGTGCGCGCGGGCAGCGCGGGCTCCCCCGCGACCAGGCTGACCGGGGCGCTGGGCGTCCTGATGTCCGCAGGCCGTCACCACCCGCACCTCTACCGGCTGATGTTCGCCCATCCGTCGGGTGACCGAGCCGCGATCGAGGCGGCCACGGGCGCGGCGGCCCGCGCGGAGGCGGAGTTCCTGGCCGCCGTCGCCGACCTGGTCGGCCCGGCCAAGGCCCCCCGCTTCGCGGGACTGCTGCTGACCAGCGCGCACGGCATCACCACCATGGAGGCCAACGGCGACCCGTCCGAGGCCAAGTGGGGCGCGACGGCCGAGGAGCTGGTCGCGACCCTGGTGGCCATGATCGAGCGCCAGGCGCGGGAGGAGTGA
- a CDS encoding dienelactone hydrolase family protein: MQFSSGQRLDGGLLERPFTLDGVPGLLWTAGTVSGTAPVILLGHPGGLDGMRPRLVERARQCVASGFVAAALELPGGGDRPRLPDVDRARADLRRALEAGEAVADDVVDRLVLPLVERAVPEWRALLDELLALPGIGGPVGYSGGVISIGVRLAAVEPRIVASVLFAGSYVPRSIVEEARRVSIPLLVLLQWDDRWNDRGMALDLFDALGSAEKTLHANTGGHTGVPAFEGDDADRFFRRHLR; the protein is encoded by the coding sequence ATCCAGTTCAGTTCCGGGCAGCGCCTCGACGGCGGTTTGCTCGAACGTCCCTTCACGCTCGACGGTGTTCCCGGCCTGCTGTGGACGGCCGGGACCGTCTCGGGAACGGCCCCGGTGATCCTGCTCGGCCACCCCGGTGGGCTCGACGGGATGCGGCCACGGTTGGTGGAGCGGGCGCGGCAGTGCGTCGCGTCGGGGTTCGTTGCGGCTGCCCTCGAACTGCCGGGTGGCGGCGACCGGCCCCGGCTGCCCGACGTCGACCGGGCCCGCGCCGACCTGCGGCGGGCGCTGGAAGCCGGTGAGGCCGTGGCGGACGACGTCGTCGACCGGCTCGTCCTGCCGCTGGTCGAGCGGGCGGTTCCCGAGTGGCGGGCGCTCCTGGACGAGCTGCTCGCGCTGCCGGGGATCGGCGGACCGGTCGGGTACTCCGGTGGGGTGATCTCGATCGGGGTGCGGTTGGCGGCCGTCGAGCCCCGGATCGTGGCCTCGGTGCTGTTCGCGGGCAGCTACGTGCCCCGGAGCATCGTCGAGGAGGCCCGGCGGGTGTCGATCCCGCTGCTGGTCCTGCTCCAGTGGGACGACCGGTGGAACGACCGGGGGATGGCGCTCGACCTGTTCGACGCGCTCGGGTCCGCCGAGAAGACGTTGCACGCCAACACGGGCGGGCACACCGGCGTTCCGGCGTTCGAGGGGGACGACGCCGACCGGTTCTTCCGGCGGCACCTGAGGTGA
- a CDS encoding lytic polysaccharide monooxygenase auxiliary activity family 9 protein: MQLRRRIAALATGALVAPLAVVALPSAQAFAHGYISSPPSRQAQCAQNTVSCGDIKWEPQSVEGPKGLRSCNGGVSRFAELNDNNKGWRATSTGRTVTFNWTFTARHRTSNYEYYVNGSRVAVVDGGNQIPGAVVTHTVTLPSSGRQTVLAIWNIGDTTNAFYSCVDVTAG; encoded by the coding sequence ATGCAACTCCGCCGAAGGATCGCGGCACTGGCCACCGGGGCGCTCGTCGCGCCGCTGGCCGTCGTGGCGCTGCCGAGCGCCCAGGCGTTCGCGCACGGCTACATCTCGTCCCCTCCGAGCAGGCAGGCGCAGTGCGCGCAGAACACCGTGTCCTGCGGCGACATCAAGTGGGAGCCGCAGAGCGTGGAGGGCCCGAAGGGGCTGCGCAGCTGCAACGGCGGGGTCTCGCGCTTCGCCGAGCTGAACGACAACAACAAGGGGTGGAGGGCCACCTCCACCGGCCGGACGGTGACGTTCAACTGGACCTTCACCGCCCGCCACCGCACCTCCAACTACGAGTACTACGTCAACGGATCCAGGGTCGCCGTCGTCGACGGCGGCAACCAGATCCCCGGCGCGGTGGTGACGCACACCGTCACCCTGCCGTCCAGCGGCAGGCAGACCGTGCTGGCCATCTGGAACATCGGTGACACCACGAACGCGTTCTACTCCTGCGTGGACGTGACCGCGGGCTGA
- a CDS encoding HEXXH motif domain-containing protein encodes MPTATATPDTRSQLCSAVLAGPADRRAPQALRDRALAERKEHLLVLRHALATSAPSGFPAGCADRAWHVLVAADDADPEATADVLLSPPVGLWLVRALRRLALGLTSGPRARPDLGALSAVAAAAALRAGVPFQLDVPVAHGVVTLPTVGWFTLPPGPADRNPTHLPLRHDGGRFALDTPVGAPEAAFQRVDAHRCATGEHPLTAVLEDVDPHRAFTDPVPPAPLDERGRARWTGLLDRAWELLERCAPGHAAELAGGPLTLVPPTGAEHDGSSSAAAFGAVALPETATATELAELLVRERQHGKLSALAGVVRLHEADATPRFHVPWRDDPRPLGAVLHGIYALTGVAELWHGLRSGLPAEQRADAEYAFALRRAQVRAAVANVLGEPALTAEGRALLAASAHRLDACADQPSAEVVRAVDRVVAEQRVLWRIRHVRPYPADVSCLTGAWLERRPKPFRLQVRAEVHPTGADLPEVDPSGVGRAPARAALLRALATGRGMPMADEVDAACARGDVRAAVAGYRKRLLAEPDDLQAWAGLALASRREALLTVPEVVRAVHADALARTGTPPDPLLLADWVGER; translated from the coding sequence ATGCCCACGGCCACCGCGACCCCCGACACCCGCTCGCAGCTGTGCTCCGCCGTCCTCGCGGGCCCCGCCGACCGCCGCGCGCCGCAGGCCCTGCGCGACCGCGCGCTGGCCGAGCGCAAGGAGCACCTGCTCGTCCTGCGCCACGCGCTCGCCACCTCCGCCCCCTCGGGCTTCCCCGCCGGGTGCGCCGACCGCGCCTGGCACGTCCTGGTCGCCGCCGACGACGCCGACCCCGAGGCCACCGCCGACGTGCTGCTGTCACCGCCGGTCGGCCTGTGGCTGGTCAGGGCGCTGCGCAGGCTGGCGCTGGGCCTGACCTCCGGCCCCCGCGCGCGCCCCGACCTCGGCGCGCTGAGCGCGGTGGCCGCCGCCGCGGCGCTGCGCGCGGGCGTGCCGTTCCAGCTCGACGTCCCCGTCGCGCACGGCGTCGTCACCCTGCCCACGGTCGGCTGGTTCACCCTGCCGCCGGGCCCCGCCGACCGGAACCCGACCCACCTGCCGCTGCGCCACGACGGCGGCCGGTTCGCGCTCGACACCCCGGTGGGCGCGCCCGAGGCCGCCTTCCAGCGGGTGGACGCGCACCGCTGCGCCACCGGCGAGCACCCGCTGACCGCCGTGCTGGAGGACGTCGACCCGCACCGCGCGTTCACCGACCCGGTCCCGCCCGCGCCGCTGGACGAGCGCGGCCGGGCCCGCTGGACCGGGCTGCTCGACCGGGCCTGGGAGCTGCTGGAGCGCTGCGCGCCCGGCCACGCCGCCGAGCTGGCAGGCGGTCCGCTCACCCTCGTGCCGCCCACCGGCGCCGAGCACGACGGGTCCTCGTCCGCCGCCGCGTTCGGGGCCGTCGCGCTGCCGGAGACCGCGACCGCGACCGAGCTGGCGGAGCTGCTGGTGCGCGAGCGGCAGCACGGCAAGCTCAGCGCGCTCGCGGGCGTGGTGCGGCTGCACGAGGCCGACGCGACGCCGCGCTTCCACGTCCCGTGGCGCGACGACCCGAGGCCGCTCGGCGCGGTGCTGCACGGGATCTACGCGCTGACCGGGGTCGCCGAGCTGTGGCACGGGCTGCGCTCCGGGCTGCCCGCCGAGCAGCGGGCGGACGCCGAGTACGCGTTCGCGCTGCGCAGGGCGCAGGTCCGCGCCGCCGTGGCGAACGTGCTGGGCGAGCCCGCGCTGACGGCCGAGGGCCGCGCGCTGCTGGCGGCCTCGGCGCACCGGCTGGACGCGTGCGCCGACCAGCCGTCCGCGGAGGTGGTGCGGGCGGTGGACCGGGTGGTGGCCGAGCAGCGGGTGCTGTGGCGGATCAGGCACGTGCGCCCGTACCCGGCGGACGTGTCCTGCCTGACCGGCGCGTGGCTGGAACGCCGCCCGAAGCCGTTCCGGTTGCAGGTGCGGGCCGAAGTTCACCCGACCGGGGCGGACCTGCCGGAGGTCGACCCGTCCGGGGTGGGCCGGGCGCCCGCACGGGCCGCGCTGCTGCGCGCGCTCGCCACGGGGCGGGGGATGCCGATGGCGGACGAGGTCGACGCGGCCTGCGCGCGCGGCGACGTCCGCGCGGCGGTGGCCGGGTACCGCAAGCGCCTGCTGGCCGAGCCGGACGACCTCCAGGCGTGGGCCGGGCTGGCGCTGGCGTCCCGCCGGGAGGCGCTGCTCACCGTGCCGGAGGTGGTCAGGGCGGTGCACGCGGACGCCCTGGCCCGCACCGGAACCCCGCCGGACCCGCTGCTGCTGGCGGACTGGGTCGGCGAGCGCTGA